Proteins found in one Planococcus citri chromosome 2, ihPlaCitr1.1, whole genome shotgun sequence genomic segment:
- the LOC135834373 gene encoding speckle-type POZ protein B-like, whose amino-acid sequence MSEMNGIDCVSDLDVCKVQELSTANSWVIQNYSGLCAVRKKFRSPSFTAGDDDLKWSLEHKISRRQDEDYVSFVLLPVSDDNFKKYDHVSGNLKISLSNNGTDTGDFKPMKEGTFKISCDGPARRFELCFCTLSTCMDNRHRRSFDRLHVVCNLKYLKTTLWSSNPFKTIQCSLSRDLERIHIEEDFSDVTISVKNKNYPVHKAILAARSSVFRAMFKSNMRESQKNHITVTDIDQDVFQEMLHYIYTGKTKNLEVLAFELLPAADKYDLKDLKTMCEEALFKRLAPDNALKILILADMYHAKKLKTLAIRYIKRNAANCKDFKSDEILKVLKTSRPQLMADICWLNS is encoded by the exons ATGTCAGAAATGAACGGAATCGATTGTGTTTCGGATCTCGATGTGTGTAAAGTACAAGAATTATCTACGGCCAATTCGTGGGTCATCCAAAACTATTCGGGTCtttgcgcagtacgtaaaaagTTTCGATCTCCCTCTTTTACAGCTGGTGATGATGATTTAAAGTGGTCTTTGGAGCATAAAATCTCACG GAGACAGGATGAAGATTATGTTTCCTTTGTATTGCTTCCGGTTTCTgacgataattttaaaaagtacgatCATGTatctggaaatttgaaaatttcattgagCAATAATGGTACCGATACTGGCGACTTTAAACCTATGAAAGAAGGTACCTTCAAGATTAGCTGTGATGGACCCGCCCGACGTTTTGAACTGTGTTTTTGTACGCTTTCCACATGTATGGATAACCGGCACCGTCGAAGTTTTGATCGTTTACATGTTGTTTGCAACCTGAAATACTTGAAAACTACTTTATGGAGCTCGAATCCGTTTAAAACTATCCAGTGCAGCCTTTCACGAGACCTCGAACGGATCCATATCGAAGAAGATTTCAGCGATGTGACTATTTcagttaaaaataaaaattacccgGTTCATAAAGCGATCTTAGCTGCACGCAGTTCGGTTTTCAGGGCCATGTTTAAAAGCAATATGCGAGAAAGCCAGAAAAATCACATTACCGTTACAGATATAGACCAAgatgtttttcaagaaatgttaCACTACATTTATACTGGAAAGACGAAAAATTTGGAAGTATTAGCCTTCGAATTACTCCCAGCGGCGGATAAATACGATCTGAAAGATTTAAAGACGATGTGCGAAGAAGCTTTGTTCAAGAGATTAGCTCCCGACAACGCACTCAAGATTCTAATATTGGCAGATATGTATCATGCTAAAAAGTTAAAGACCCTCGCTATCCGATACATCAAGCGAAATGCTGCCAATTGCAAGGATTTCAaaagcgatgaaattttgaaagtcttGAAAACGTCTCGTCCTCAGTTGATGGCAGATATATGCTGgctgaattcttga
- the LOC135834374 gene encoding RCC1 and BTB domain-containing protein 1-like, protein MTSKDARLVESFKKAFDDPKFCDLFIVVEGKTIPVHKSILAVRCEHFTEVFQKDGSIEKPSVLEIEDGDFKVYKAFLKYVYTDEIDDTLSFNEIIELLNLSNKYGMKSLAERCVSMVQTGITVDNVVSLYERIIEMSKVTKMKNVFDQFKESCVKFAADNFFAMGVSDEFAQLNVNMFKELVLEVCKRKFKQ, encoded by the exons ATGACTTCAAAAGATGCTCGTCTAGTTGAATCGTTCAAAAAAGCCTTCGATGATCCT AAATTCTGTGACTTATTTATTGTGGTGGAAGGCAAAACAATTCCAGTTCATAAATCGATATTAGCCGTACGATGTGAACATTTCACCGAAGTATTTCAGAAAGATGGGTCAATTGAGAAACCGAG CGTTCTAGAAATTGAAGACGGTGATTTCAAAGTCTACAAAGCTTTCCTCAAATACGTTTACACGGATGAAATCGATGATACGCTATCCTTCAACGAAATTATAG aattacTCAACTTGTCGAATAAATATGGCATGAAATCATTAGCTGAGCGTTGTGTATCAATGGTTCAAACCGGTATTACCGTTGATAATGTCGTATCTCTGTACGAACGTATAATTGAGATGAGTAAAgtaacgaaaatgaaaaatgttttcgatcAGTTTAAGGAATCCTGTGTGAAATTCGCCGctgacaattttttcgcgatGGGAGTTTCTGACGAATTTGCTCAGTTGAATGTGAATATGTTTAAAGAATTAGTCTTGGAAGTTTGTAAACGGAAATTTAAGCAATAA
- the LOC135834151 gene encoding RCC1 and BTB domain-containing protein 1-like → MMRVLKVVIGDAAFLHGEDNNSCEKDRCEVMCFQNAGDLVDHSKIKKLITGYDYALALDESGRLFGTGNTEGGQLGIELEPSTKHYENWELNSSITEKIVDIAANGANWFCALSAALTESGKVYVWGEGRGPEIHKPKLTPFESLHEVFYHYSVHLETYKPVNVDELLPVTSKDARLVDSFKKAFDDPKFCDLFVVVEGKTIPVHKSILAVRCEHFTEVFQKDGSIEKPSVLEIEDGDFKVYKAFLKYVYTDEIDHTLSFNEIIELLNLSNKYGMKLLAERCVSLVQTSITVDNVVSLYEQVIEMSKVTKMENVFDQFKESCVKFAADNFFAMGISDEFAQLNEKMIKELVLEVCKQKFKQ, encoded by the exons ATGATGAGG gtaTTGAAAGTAGTTATTGGTGATGCAGCCTTTTTACATGGTGAAGATAACAACAGCTGTGAAAAGGATCGCTGCGAAGTAATGTGTTTTCAAAATGCTGGCGATCTGGTCGATcatagtaaaattaaaaaactgattaCTGGGTATGACTATGCGCTTGCTCTGGATGAGTCTGGTCGCCTGTTTGGGACCGGTAATACTGAAGGAGGACAGCTAGGAATAGAACTCGAACCATCTACTAAGCATTATGAAAACTGGGAACTCAATTCATCCATTACCGAAAA gaTTGTTGACATCGCTGCTAATGGTGCTAACTGGTTTTGTGCTCTTTCAGCTGCATTGACTGAAAGCGGTAAAGTATACGTATGGGGTGAAGGTCGAg GTCCAGAAATACATAAACCTAAACTTACACCGTTTGAATCGCTTCATGAAGTTTTCTATCATTATTCGGTGCATTTGGAAACTTACAAACCTGTAAATGTCGACGAATTATTACCAGTAACTTCAAAAGATGCTCGTCTAGTTGATTCGTTCAAAAAAGCTTTCGATGATCCT AAATTCTGCGACTTATTTGTCGTAGTGGAAGGCAAAACGATTCCAGTACATAAATCGATACTAGCCGTGCGATGTGAACATTTCACAGAAGTATTTCAGAAAGATGGGTCGATTGAGAAACCTAG CGTTCTAGAAATTGAAGACGGTGATTTCAAAGTGTACAAAGCATTCCTCAAATATGTTTACACGGATGAAATCGATCATACGTTATCCTTCAACGAAATTATAG aattacTCAACTTGTCGAATAAATATGGCATGAAATTATTAGCTGAGCGTTGCGTATCATTGGTTCAAACCAGTATTACCGTTGATAATGTCGTATCTCTGTACGAACAGGTGATTGAAATGAGTAAAGTAACGAAGATGGAAAATGTTTTCGATCAGTTTAAGGAATCCTGTGTGAAATTCGCCGCAGACAATTTTTTCGCGATGGGAATTTCAGACGAATTTGCTCAGTTGAATGAGAAAATGATTAAAGAATTAGTCTTGGAAGTTTGTAAGCAGAAATTTAAGCAATAA
- the LOC135834152 gene encoding uncharacterized protein LOC135834152 → MKLSLLSGERIEKFVYASDLIFICTEKGEVFGFGNSLDRIENKIISPQKVSSLLGLKVVDIAIGPNKQHLALCADGKLYRFEFDNQVRYLIDTSTVDAKLTNIFHVTGRDCVSLLENGEVLKVVIGDAAFLHGEDNNNCEKDRCEVMCFQKAGDLVDHSKIKKLITGYDYALALDESGRLFGTGCAEDGQLGIELEPSIKHYENWELNSSITEKYLQIISLLNKMMGRTCYL, encoded by the exons ATGAAACTTTCTCTGTTATctggcgaacgaattgaaa AATTTGTATATGCTAGCGATCTCATTTTCATTTGTACGGAGAAAGGCGAAGTTTTTGGCTTCGGAAATTCTTTGGATAGaatagaaaacaaaattatttcaccGCAGAAAGTGTCTTCACTTCTGGGACTGAAAGTTGTGGATATCGCCATCGGTCCAAACAAGCAACACTTGGCTTTATGTGCTGATGGAAAA ctttacagGTTCGAATTTGACAACCAAGTCAGATATCTAATTGACACCAGTACAGTGGATGCGAAACTAACAAATATATTCCATGTGACTGGACGTGATTGTGTTTCGTTATTAGAGAATGgagaa gtaTTGAAAGTAGTCATTGGTGATGCAGCCTTTTTACATGGTGAAGATAACAACAACTGTGAAAAGGATCGCTGCGAAGTAATGTGTTTTCAAAAAGCTGGTGATCTGGTCGATcatagtaaaattaaaaaactgattaCTGGGTATGACTATGCGCTGGCTTTGGATGAATCTGGTCGCCTGTTTGGGACCGGTTGTGCTGAAGATGGACAGCTAGGAATAGAACTCGAACCATCTATTAAGCATTATGAAAACTGGGAACTCAATTCATCCATTACCGAAAAGTACTTACAAATAATTTCTTTATTGAATAAGATGATGGGAAGAACATGTTActtatga